The window TTCAAGGCCAATCAAAAGGGGCTTTGGCAGATCCGCGCTCGTCACCAGAACGACGTGGCCGGCAAGCGTGGCGAGAAGGAGTTTCCCTTCGAACGCCACTACACCACGCTGGTGCTGAAGAACGGCGAAGTGAAGGCCGAAACTGCTGCCACGAAGTAAGCGGCACGTGAGCGACTCGACTACGAACGGCTGCGAACCGTGGCCGTTGTGAAATCGATTACCTGGCGCGCGATGTCCACATCCAGAGTCCGCGCCAGCGCTTTCCAGCCGGGAACCGCATTGACCTCAATCACGTAGAGATTGCCATCGCGGCCTGGCAACAAATCAACTCCCGCAAACGGTGCATGAACCGCTGCTGCCGCGCGGTGCGCAAGTTCTCTTAGTTCAGTAGTAACCATCAGCGGTGCCGTCGTCGCGCCTCGGCTGACATTCGTCCGCCAGTCGTGCGGATTCTGCCGCCGCATGCCGTGGACTTGCTCGCCGAGAACGAGCAGCCGCCAATCCTCGCCCTCGTGCGGAATGAATTCCTGCAGATACAGAATCGCACCGAGTTGCGTGAGCATCTTGAAGGCCCGTACAGCGAGGTTTTCATCTTGCAGCCGAATCAAGCCGCGGCCCTCGCTGCCGAAGAGCGGCTTGAGCACCACATCGCCGCCGAGTTCCGCAAAGGCTGCCATCGCGGCTTCCCACGTCTGGCAGGCGATTGTTCGCGGCGTGAGCAGACCGGCGGCGGAAAGTTTGGCGCTGGTCAGAAATTTGTCGACGGCAGCTTCCACTGCGCGAG is drawn from Anatilimnocola floriformis and contains these coding sequences:
- a CDS encoding ATP-grasp domain-containing protein, producing MHFAVLAAPDSWYARDLQRAAGSRHELTIAAFSEIAATIERDGELRVTSGELNLSACEAILVRTMPPGSLEQVVFRMDCLARYEAAGGVAINPARAVEAAVDKFLTSAKLSAAGLLTPRTIACQTWEAAMAAFAELGGDVVLKPLFGSEGRGLIRLQDENLAVRAFKMLTQLGAILYLQEFIPHEGEDWRLLVLGEQVHGMRRQNPHDWRTNVSRGATTAPLMVTTELRELAHRAAAAVHAPFAGVDLLPGRDGNLYVIEVNAVPGWKALARTLDVDIARQVIDFTTATVRSRS